In one Nicotiana tomentosiformis chromosome 6, ASM39032v3, whole genome shotgun sequence genomic region, the following are encoded:
- the LOC138893760 gene encoding uncharacterized protein, with amino-acid sequence MIVAGFTGQLRGWWDNYLSVDERAMVINAKATEDGIDNLGMALVANREDAVYTLILTILEHFNGRFTNQNETLYPPIILGTPFINAIYPFTSIDSKGFTATYKDKEISYTFVTDPEKIKLISEQIAIDICAEHPSTFWNRKKHIVTLPYEDNFSKNDIPTKSRPCQMNAELVEFCKKEIDSLLSKGLIKPSKSPWSCTVFYVNNAAEKECGWNPPGVGEEVEVGEDRPHSPEEGHHLRDRHTDPHQTPQLYKWEEGV; translated from the exons atgattgttgcaggttttactggccaacttcgtggctggtgggataattatttgagTGTCGAtgaaagggcaatggttattaatgcCAAAGCCACTGAGGATGgaattgataacttaggcatggctctagtagcaaatagagaagatgctgtttacactcttattcttactatattagaacacttcaatggtagatttaccaaccaaaATGAGACT ttataccctccaattatacttggaacaccgtttattaacgctATTTATCCTTTTACCAGCAttgactcgaaaggttttactgctacttataaggataaagagattagttatacttttgttacggatcca gaaaaaatcaaattgatttccgagcagattgctattgatatttgtgctgagcatcctagtaCTTTTTGGAaccgaaaaaagcatattgtcactcttccatatgaagacaATTTCTCTAagaatgatattcctactaaatctagaccttgtcagatgaacgcagaattagtagaattttgcaaaaaagagattgatagtttgctatcaaagggtctgataaaaccctcaaaatctccttggtcatGTACAGtcttttatgttaataacgcagctgaaaaggaatGTG gatggaacccccctggggtaggggaagaggtagaggttggggaagatcgTCCCCACAGTCCAGAGGAAGGTCATCACCTtcgggatcgtcatacggatcctcatcaaactccccagttatacaaatgggaagaaggagtttag